A single region of the Gossypium arboreum isolate Shixiya-1 chromosome 12, ASM2569848v2, whole genome shotgun sequence genome encodes:
- the LOC108478535 gene encoding calvin cycle protein CP12-1, chloroplastic-like, translating into MATLSSVNLVTPRIIANGPDVPTVKVPCLNRPWKRVSPMKLRVGPVRAAPDGISEKVEKSIKEAQEMCSDDPASGECVAAWDEVEELSAAASHARDKKKDDDPLENYCKDNPETDECRTYDN; encoded by the coding sequence ATGGCAACCCTGTCTAGCGTGAACCTCGTAACCCCAAGAATCATAGCCAATGGACCAGACGTCCCAACCGTCAAGGTCCCATGCCTTAACCGGCCTTGGAAAAGGGTATCCCCAATGAAGCTGCGTGTCGGGCCTGTTAGAGCTGCACCGGATGGAATATCGGAGAAGGTGGAGAAAAGCATAAAAGAGGCACAAGAGATGTGTTCGGATGATCCGGCGAGTGGCGAGTGTGTGGCGGCTTGGGACGAAGTGGAAGAGCTGAGTGCGGCGGCTAGCCACGCTAGGGACAAGAAGAAAGACGATGATCCTTTGGAGAATTACTGTAAAGACAACCCGGAGACGGATGAGTGTCGTACTTATGATAATTGA